The Raphanus sativus cultivar WK10039 chromosome 2, ASM80110v3, whole genome shotgun sequence genome includes a region encoding these proteins:
- the LOC108832641 gene encoding gibberellin-regulated protein 10-like, giving the protein MKMKLAVVTFVIISLLLSSSLFMFSEASPCDGKCNARCSKAGRQDRCLKYCNICCEKCNFCVPSGTYGNKDECPCYRDMKNSKGHPKCP; this is encoded by the exons ATGAAAATGAAACTCGCTGTTGTAACGTTCGTCATCATCTCCCTACTCCTCTCATCTTCTTTGTTCATGTTTTCAGAAGCCT CACCATGCGACGGAAAATGCAATGCGAGATGTTCAAAGGCAGGAAGACAAGATCGGTGTCTCAAGTATTGCAATATATGTTGTGAGAAGTGTAACTTCTGTGTTCCCTCCGGCACTTATGGAAACAAAGATGAATGCCCCTGTTACAGGGATATGAAAAACTCCAAAGGCCATCCCAAATGTCCTTGA
- the LOC108842994 gene encoding ras-related protein RABE1c isoform X1 → MAAPPARARADYDYLIKLLLIGDSGVGKSCLLLRFSDGSFTTSFITTIGIDFKIRTIELDDKRIKLQIWDTAGQERFRTITTAYYRGAMGILLVYDVTDETSFNNIRNWIRNIEQHASDNVNKILVGNKADMDESKRAVPTSRGQALADEYGIKFFETSARTNLNVEEVFFSLAKDIKQRLTDTDSRAEQPATIRMGQTDQASGSGQATQSSACCGT, encoded by the exons ATGGCTGCACCACCTGCTAGGGCTAGAGCCGATTACGACTACCTCATCAAGCTTCTCCTTATCGGTGATAGCG GTGTGGGTAAAAGCTGTTTGCTGTTAAGGTTCTCTGATGGCTCCTTCACCACTAGCTTCATCACCACCATTGg AATTGATTTTAAGATAAGAACAATTGAGCTTGATGATAAACGCATCAAGCTCCAGATTTGGGACACTGCTGGTCAGGAACGTTTTCGCACCATCACCACTG cttaTTACCGTGGTGCAATGGGCATTTTGCTGGTGTATGATGTCACTGACGAAACATCCTTCAACA ACATCAGGAACTGGATTCGTAATATCGAACAGCACGCTTCAGATAATGTCAACAAGATCTTGGTTGGGAACAAAGCTGATATGGACGAGAGCAAGAGG gcTGTGCCAACATCAAGGGGTCAAGCACTTGCTGACGAATACGGAATCAAGTTCTTTGAAACA AGTGCTAGAACAAATCTAAATGTGGAAGAAGTGTTCTTCTCGTTAGCAAAGGACATTAAGCAGAGACTCACTGATACCGACTCCAGAGCAGAG CAGCCTGCGACGATTAGGATGGGCCAAACAGACCAGGCGTCTGGATCCGGACAAGCCACCCAGAGCTCTGCTTGCTGTGGAACTTAA
- the LOC108842994 gene encoding ras-related protein RABE1c isoform X2: MAAPPARARADYDYLIKLLLIGDSGVGKSCLLLRFSDGSFTTSFITTIGIDFKIRTIELDDKRIKLQIWDTAGQERFRTITTAYYRGAMGILLVYDVTDETSFNNIRNWIRNIEQHASDNVNKILVGNKADMDESKRAVPTSRGQALADEYGIKFFETSARTNLNVEEVFFSLAKDIKQRLTDTDSRAEPATIRMGQTDQASGSGQATQSSACCGT, encoded by the exons ATGGCTGCACCACCTGCTAGGGCTAGAGCCGATTACGACTACCTCATCAAGCTTCTCCTTATCGGTGATAGCG GTGTGGGTAAAAGCTGTTTGCTGTTAAGGTTCTCTGATGGCTCCTTCACCACTAGCTTCATCACCACCATTGg AATTGATTTTAAGATAAGAACAATTGAGCTTGATGATAAACGCATCAAGCTCCAGATTTGGGACACTGCTGGTCAGGAACGTTTTCGCACCATCACCACTG cttaTTACCGTGGTGCAATGGGCATTTTGCTGGTGTATGATGTCACTGACGAAACATCCTTCAACA ACATCAGGAACTGGATTCGTAATATCGAACAGCACGCTTCAGATAATGTCAACAAGATCTTGGTTGGGAACAAAGCTGATATGGACGAGAGCAAGAGG gcTGTGCCAACATCAAGGGGTCAAGCACTTGCTGACGAATACGGAATCAAGTTCTTTGAAACA AGTGCTAGAACAAATCTAAATGTGGAAGAAGTGTTCTTCTCGTTAGCAAAGGACATTAAGCAGAGACTCACTGATACCGACTCCAGAGCAGAG CCTGCGACGATTAGGATGGGCCAAACAGACCAGGCGTCTGGATCCGGACAAGCCACCCAGAGCTCTGCTTGCTGTGGAACTTAA
- the LOC108842993 gene encoding uncharacterized protein LOC108842993: MSYESKGFWVLKNNENASQEEEDSVYNDHHHPPRDDAKRPHPWFVDSSSSSRSETFPNKKQAVVQDPGKSNVVVGLPLWETSSVFQSVSNGFMERLLGTEMPRPLLFGDNRDNRTEPKSYMVEDRSVELSISNGVEVGFGGGGDGGSRKLQVSRVKETIRACGRENESSGSFVNFAMEGGGHPYGGEDDAHGISFGELNGVDSSSNVVGNYHQSYVQDPDMVYGQETAQQQNSGEVVSEQQQQVSKQSLESLPKSKPEYNKPSKKEASTSFPSNVRSLISTGMLDGVPVKYVALSREELRGVIKGSGYLCGCQACDYTKVLNAYAFERHAGCKTKHPNNHIYFENGKTIYQIVQELRNTPETVLFDVVQTVFGSPINQKAFRIWKESFQAATRELQRIYGKEERCF; this comes from the exons ATG TCATATGAAAGCAAAGGTTTCTGGGTTCTGAAGAACAATGAGAATGCAAGCCAGGAAGAGGAAGACTCTGTTTATAACGATCATCATCATCCACCGAGAGACGATGCGAAGCGTCCTCATCCTTGGTTCGtcgactcttcttcttcttctcgctcCGAGACTTTCCCAAACAAGAAGCAAGCCGTTGTGCAGGATCCAGGGAAGTCAAACGTAGTAGTAGGTCTCCCTCTATGGGAAACTTCCTCTGTTTTTCAGTCCGTCTCTAACGGGTTCATGGAGAGGCTTCTGGGAACCGAAATGCCTAGACCCCTTTTGTTTGGTGACAACAGAGATAACAGAACAGAGCCCAAGAGTTATATGGTGGAAGATAGGTCTGTTGAGTTGTCGATATCTAACGGCGTGGAGGTTGgttttggtggtggtggtgatggtggGAGTAGAAAGCTTCAGGTTAGCCGTGTCAAGGAGACGATAAGAGCTTGTGGGAGAGAGAACGAGAGTAGTGGTAGCTTTGTGAATTTCGCGATGGAGGGTGGTGGGCATCCTTATGGCGGCGAGGATGATGCTCATGGGATCAGTTTTGGTGAACTTAACGGTGTTGACTCCAGTTCCAATGTGGTTGGGAACTATCATCAGTCTTATGTTCAAGATCCAGATATGGTTTATGGCCAAGAAACCGCACAACAACAGAACAGCGGTGAAGTTGTAAGTGAGCAACAGCAGCAAGTGTCTAAACAGAGTTTGGAATCTCTTCCAAAGAGTAAACCAGAGTATAATAAGCCTTCAAAGAAGGAAGCTTCCACAAGCTTTCCTTCGAATGTTAGAAGCTTGATATCAACTGGTATGCTCGACGGCGTTCCTGTGAAGTACGTTGCTCTCTCGCGTGAG GAGCTTCGAGGAGTCATCAAAGGGTCAGGCTATCTCTGTGGATGTCAAGCTTGCGATTATACAAAG GTGCTTAATGCGTATGCATTTGAGAGACACGCTGGATGTAAGACAAAGCATCCaaacaatcatatttacttTGAAAACGGGAAGACGATATATCAGATAGTTCAGGAACTTAGGAACACTCCAGAGACTGTGTTGTTTGACGTTGTTCAGACTGTTTTTGGCTCTCCTATCAACCAGAAAGCATTCCGCATATGGAAAG AATCATTCCAAGCAGCAACTAGGGAACTTCAGCGTATCTATGGCAAAGAAGAGCGTtgcttttga